Proteins from a single region of Clostridia bacterium:
- the obgE gene encoding GTPase ObgE, which translates to MFTDYSKIRISSGKGGDGAVSFHREKYIASGGPDGGDGGKGGDVVFVVDDNLATLSDFRYKRKYAAENGANGASARCTGKSGADLEIRVPRGTLIRDAETGRLLADMSACDRFVAAKGGKGGAGNQHYATSTRQTPRFAKTGEEGRTRELELELKLLADVGLVGFPNVGKSTLLSRVSNARPKIANYHFTTINPNLGIVDIGDYRSFVMADIPGLIEGAGEGAGLGHRFLRHIDRCRLIVHLIDAAETEDRSAIEDFEKINAELEVYDAELAKRPQIIAANKIDAAIPEQLELLREYADKNGYEIYPISAATGEGVKELLAAIVRKLDELPPIKVYEPEIEPEEEFVPMKPIEVKVVGGVYELTGGGLEKAIGNTNFGDYESLQYFQKLLVDSGAIDMLERAGIKEDDTVRIGEYEFDYIK; encoded by the coding sequence ATGTTTACCGACTATTCAAAAATCCGGATATCGTCCGGCAAGGGCGGCGACGGCGCCGTTTCCTTCCACCGCGAGAAGTATATCGCGTCCGGCGGTCCGGACGGCGGCGACGGCGGCAAGGGCGGAGACGTGGTCTTCGTCGTCGACGACAACCTCGCCACGCTGTCCGACTTCCGCTACAAGCGCAAGTACGCCGCCGAGAACGGCGCGAACGGCGCTTCGGCGCGCTGCACCGGCAAGAGCGGCGCGGATCTCGAGATACGCGTTCCGCGCGGCACGCTCATCCGCGACGCGGAGACCGGCAGACTGCTCGCGGATATGTCCGCCTGCGACCGCTTCGTCGCCGCGAAGGGCGGCAAGGGCGGCGCCGGCAACCAGCACTACGCGACCTCCACGCGCCAGACGCCCCGCTTCGCGAAAACGGGCGAGGAGGGCAGAACGCGCGAGCTCGAGCTCGAGTTGAAGCTGCTCGCGGACGTCGGGCTCGTCGGCTTCCCGAACGTCGGGAAATCGACGCTGCTTTCCCGCGTCAGCAACGCCCGCCCGAAGATCGCCAACTACCATTTCACCACGATAAACCCCAACCTCGGCATCGTAGATATCGGCGACTACCGCTCCTTCGTCATGGCTGACATCCCCGGCCTCATCGAGGGCGCGGGCGAGGGCGCCGGACTCGGCCACCGCTTCCTGCGGCATATCGACAGGTGCCGCCTCATTGTTCACCTTATCGACGCCGCCGAAACGGAGGACAGGAGCGCGATTGAGGATTTCGAGAAGATAAACGCCGAACTCGAGGTCTACGACGCGGAGCTCGCGAAGCGTCCGCAGATCATCGCCGCCAACAAGATCGACGCCGCCATCCCCGAGCAGCTCGAGCTGCTCCGCGAGTACGCGGATAAGAACGGCTACGAGATTTATCCGATCAGCGCCGCGACGGGCGAGGGAGTCAAGGAGCTTCTCGCCGCGATAGTGCGCAAGCTCGACGAGCTGCCGCCGATAAAGGTCTACGAGCCGGAGATCGAGCCGGAGGAGGAGTTCGTCCCGATGAAGCCCATCGAGGTCAAGGTCGTCGGCGGAGTCTACGAGCTGACCGGCGGCGGACTCGAGAAGGCGATAGGCAACACCAACTTCGGCGACTACGAGTCGCTGCAGTACTTCCAGAAGCTGCTGGTCGACAGCGGCGCGATAGATATGCTCGAGAGAGCAGGCATAAAAGAGGACGACACCGTCCGCATAGGAGAATATGAGTTTGATTATATCAAGTGA
- a CDS encoding galactokinase, with protein MTNERLRLAVLAGEYDALLSGFYGAAALDYQRERYAEALGEFGKLYGEREVCVFSAPGRSEISGNHTDHNHGKVIAAAVDLDVIAVVAANGTDRVTVKSKGFDSTDVIEIDKLAEFKKGVSCSRSLIAGMLARLSADGYAVGGFDAYTTSDVIRGSGLSSSAAFEVLIGTIISGLFNGGALDPVYIAVASQYAENVYFGKPCGLMDQTACSVGGFIGIDFAVPAEPEVMKIDFDFAHCGHALCVVDTGGSHANLTDEYAAIPAEMKSVAEYFGKAVLRDVDEAEFLAAIPELREKSGDRAVLRALHFFNENRRVDAQRAALESGDFDSFLRLLNESGRSSYMLNQNVFCGSRPREQGIAIALALADELLGGRGGCRVHGGGFAGTMQAFVPLDLLSEYKSGMESIFGAGSCKVLSVRKQGGVRVI; from the coding sequence TCCGGCTTTTACGGCGCGGCGGCGCTCGATTACCAGCGCGAACGCTACGCCGAAGCGCTCGGCGAGTTCGGAAAGCTCTACGGCGAGCGCGAGGTATGCGTATTCTCCGCGCCCGGCAGAAGCGAGATAAGCGGCAACCACACCGACCACAACCACGGCAAGGTCATCGCCGCCGCCGTCGACCTCGACGTCATCGCGGTCGTCGCTGCCAACGGCACTGACAGAGTCACCGTCAAGTCAAAGGGCTTCGACAGCACTGACGTTATAGAGATAGACAAGCTCGCCGAGTTCAAGAAGGGCGTTTCCTGCTCGCGTTCGCTCATCGCGGGAATGCTCGCCCGTTTGAGCGCGGACGGATACGCCGTCGGCGGCTTCGACGCCTACACGACCTCCGACGTCATACGCGGCTCCGGACTTTCCAGCTCCGCGGCGTTCGAGGTGCTTATCGGCACGATAATCAGCGGCCTCTTCAACGGCGGCGCGCTCGATCCCGTCTACATCGCCGTCGCGTCGCAGTACGCCGAGAACGTCTACTTCGGCAAGCCCTGCGGACTTATGGATCAGACCGCCTGCTCGGTCGGCGGTTTCATCGGCATCGACTTCGCCGTTCCCGCCGAGCCGGAGGTCATGAAGATAGACTTTGACTTCGCGCACTGCGGCCACGCGCTCTGCGTCGTCGACACCGGCGGCAGCCACGCCAACCTGACGGACGAATACGCCGCCATCCCGGCGGAGATGAAGTCGGTCGCCGAATACTTCGGCAAGGCCGTCCTGCGTGACGTCGACGAGGCGGAGTTCCTCGCCGCCATACCCGAGCTGCGCGAAAAATCCGGCGACAGAGCCGTGCTCCGCGCGCTGCACTTCTTCAACGAGAACCGCCGCGTGGACGCTCAGCGCGCCGCGCTCGAAAGCGGCGACTTCGATTCGTTCCTGCGCCTGCTGAACGAATCCGGCAGATCGTCTTATATGCTCAATCAGAACGTCTTCTGCGGCAGCCGTCCGCGCGAGCAGGGCATAGCCATCGCGCTCGCGCTCGCGGACGAGCTGCTCGGCGGCAGAGGCGGCTGCCGCGTGCACGGCGGCGGCTTCGCCGGCACGATGCAGGCCTTCGTGCCGCTCGACCTGCTCAGCGAGTACAAAAGCGGCATGGAGAGCATTTTCGGCGCCGGAAGCTGCAAGGTGCTTTCGGTGAGGAAACAGGGCGGAGTACGCGTTATCTGA